Proteins from a single region of Apium graveolens cultivar Ventura chromosome 7, ASM990537v1, whole genome shotgun sequence:
- the LOC141675138 gene encoding uncharacterized protein LOC141675138 isoform X1, producing the protein MEARYKKACVGYARIREKILQDKINAGQQNPVVTRLDTWEYDRRDADGIINDPVRLQVLHDVVTISAHLPENELTNIGSDDLLARVKPLEYPGRVRGLGWGVTKTSLQTLSTMNELSKLKNDVSYLINEMKELKTKGYTPGAQSGGQKCLLFVRESWT; encoded by the exons ATGGAGGCACGATATAAGAAGGCATGTGTTGGATATGCACGCATTAGAGAAAAAATT CTTCAAGACAAAATTAATGCAGGTCAACAAAATCCTGTTGTGACCCGACTAGATACGTGGGAGTATGATAGGCGTGACGCAGATGGTATAATCAATGATCCTGTTAGATTGCAAGTTCTTCACGATGTg GTTACCATATCAGCACATTTGCCCGAAAATGAGCTTACTAATATTGGAAGTGATGACTTACTTGCTCGGGTAAAACCGTTGGAGTATCCAGGACGAGTGAGAGGTCTAGGATGGGGCGTAACTAAGACGTCACTGCAAACATTATCAACTATGAATGAGCTATCTAAATTGAAAAATGATGTTTCTTATTTGATTAATGAAATGAAGGAATTGAAAACTAAAGGTTATACTCCGGGTGCACAATCTGGAG GGCAAAAATGCTTGCTATTTGTACGTGAATCCTGGACGTAG
- the LOC141675137 gene encoding uncharacterized protein LOC141675137, producing MKRKYMMISILISGQIQPGNYIDVYLAPLIEDLQLLWKEGIEVYDGHRKNQIQLKAMLFGTISDFPAYANLSGYSVKGYYACPICSDGTDHIRLKNCKKCVYMGHRRWLAPNHRYRNMPLAFNGEVEERRAPPIPSGGDVFKKVENLIIRFGKEFAKDIPTRGWKKRSIFFELSYWKDLYVTHFIDLMHVQKNVFDSLVGTLLGVKGKTKDGLNARMDMMEMGIRNELGPVEKPGKKPYLPAAAHTLSRDEKRVLLQTFHSIKVPEGYSSNIKSLVSLSDMKLKGFKSHDCHVIMENFLPIAIRSILPEKVRITITKLCWFFKSMSNKVIDPRRLSYLQQQIIETLCEVEMYFPTSFFDIMVHLTVHLIYETRMCGPDRMRWMYPVE from the coding sequence ATGAAGCGCAAGTATATGATGATATCTATTTTGATATCTGGTCAAATACAACCTGGGAATTACATTGATGTCTACTTGGCACCTTTAATTGAGGACTTGCAGCTACTATGGAAAGAAGGCATTGAAGTATATGATGGACATAGAAAAAATCAAATTCAGTTAAAGGCCATGTTATTTGGAACAATAAGTGATTTTCCAGCTTATGCAAATCTTTCCGGGTATAGCGTGAAAGGCTATTATGCATGTCCTATATGCAGTGACGGGACTGATCATATTAGACTGAAAAATTGCAAGAAATGTGTTTATATGGGGCATAGGCGGTGGTTGGCACCAAACCATCGGTACAGAAATATGCCTTTAGCATTCAACGGGGAAGTTGAAGAACGACGTGCTCCTCCTATACCATCAGGTGGTGACGTGTTTAAAAAAGTGGAAAATTTGATCATACGGTTTGGTAAGGAGTTTGCAAAGGATATTCCCACTCGGGGTTGGAAGAAGCGTTCGATCTTCTTTGAGTTGAGTTATTGGAAGGATCTCTATGTTACACATTTCATCGATCTCATGCATGTGCAGAAAAATGTTTTTGACAGCCTAGTTGGTACTTTGTTAGGTGTTAAGGGTAAAACTAAAGATGGTCTAAATGCAAGGATGGATATGATGGAGATGGGGATAAGAAACGAACTAGGCCCCGTGGAGAAGCCAGGAAAAAAACCTTACTTACCTGCTGCTGCTCATACTCTGTCTAGAGATGAGAAGAGAGTGTTACTACAAACATTTCATTCTATCAAGGTTCCAGAAGGATACTCATCGAACATCAAGAGTCTTGTTTCATTGAGTGACATGAAATTAAAGGGTTTCAAATCACATGATTGTCATGTCATAATGGAGAATTTTCTCCCAATTGCTATACGTTCCATCTTACCTGAAAAGGTGCGAATAACAATCACAAAATTGTGTTGGTTCTTTAAATCGATGAGTAACAAAGTAATTGATCCAAGGCGGTTGTCGTATCTACAACAACAAATTATTGAGACACTTTGTGAGGTTGAGATGTATTTTCCAACATCCTTTTTTGACATCATGGTTCATCTGACCGTGCACCTAATTTATGAGACTAGAATGTGTGGTCCTGATCGTATGAGATGGATGTATCCCGTCGAATga
- the LOC141675138 gene encoding uncharacterized protein LOC141675138 isoform X3, giving the protein MIMTAESTSTSGTGGTRDASATQEGRGRRGIVNLLKVKKARTKGIVQKVNWNEMGQPIGKESMTLVHFVGCYARRNIPITCDDWRKKEWKTLKQNLWDEVKETFGGVEDEHRRKIIARAGNLHRQFRTRLR; this is encoded by the exons AT GATTATGACTGCTGAATCCACAAGTACAAGTGGTACTGGTGGAACCAGGGATGCTAGTGCCACCCAAGAAGGAAGAGGGAGGCGGGGTATCGTCAATCTGTTAAAAGTCAAGAAAGCTAGGACTAAAGGCATCGTGCAAAAg GTTAATTGGAATGAAATGGGacaaccaattggtaaagagTCAATGACCTTAGTACATTTTGTCGGTTGTTATGCAAGAAGGAATATCCCGATTACATGTGATGATTGGCGCAAAAAGGAATGGAAGACTCTAAAGCAGAATTTATGGGATGAAGTTAAG GAAACTTTTGGTGGGGTTGAAGATGAACATAGGAGAAAGATAATTGCTCGTGCTGGTAACCTTCATCGACAATTTAGAACTAGATTGAGATAA